One part of the Burkholderia vietnamiensis LMG 10929 genome encodes these proteins:
- a CDS encoding arsenate reductase ArsC encodes MSDKPYNVLFVCTGNSARSILAEALMSKLGNGRFAAYSAGSHPKGEVNPFALRELERWHLPADGYRSKSWDEFAQPEAPVLDFVFTVCDKAAGEVCPVWPGQPMTAHWGVPDPAEVEGSDERKQQAMHEVALTLRRRIDLLLSVPIAKLDNVALQKAVRDIGQQ; translated from the coding sequence ATGAGCGACAAGCCCTACAACGTGCTGTTCGTATGCACCGGCAATTCCGCCCGATCGATCCTGGCCGAGGCATTGATGAGCAAGCTCGGCAATGGACGCTTCGCCGCCTATTCGGCGGGCAGTCACCCGAAAGGCGAGGTGAATCCCTTCGCGCTACGCGAGCTTGAACGCTGGCATCTGCCGGCGGATGGGTATCGGAGCAAGAGCTGGGACGAGTTCGCCCAACCCGAAGCACCCGTACTGGATTTCGTCTTTACCGTGTGTGACAAGGCCGCGGGCGAAGTCTGCCCGGTATGGCCGGGGCAGCCTATGACCGCGCATTGGGGCGTACCCGACCCGGCCGAGGTGGAAGGCTCCGACGAACGAAAGCAACAGGCCATGCACGAGGTTGCGCTGACACTGAGACGCCGCATCGATCTGCTGCTGTCGGTACCGATCGCAAAACTCGACAACGTCGCGCTCCAGAAGGCCGTGCGCGACATTGGACAACAGTGA
- a CDS encoding ArsR/SmtB family transcription factor, producing the protein METNSVVRALGALAQESRLAVFRLLVEAGPGGMPAGQIAERLGIAPSSLSFHMKELTYSNLVTVEQRGRFMIYSANYTAMNGLLGFLTENCCGGNPCTPVRVGACKVSEENKS; encoded by the coding sequence ATGGAAACAAATTCTGTCGTCCGCGCCCTAGGCGCCTTGGCTCAGGAGTCCCGGCTGGCCGTTTTTCGGTTGCTTGTGGAGGCCGGTCCGGGCGGGATGCCCGCAGGTCAGATCGCCGAACGACTGGGCATCGCACCGTCGTCATTGTCGTTCCACATGAAAGAGCTGACCTATTCGAATCTCGTGACGGTCGAGCAACGTGGCCGCTTCATGATCTATTCGGCAAATTACACGGCGATGAACGGCCTGCTGGGCTTTCTGACCGAAAACTGCTGCGGAGGCAATCCCTGCACGCCGGTGCGCGTGGGTGCTTGCAAGGTCTCAGAGGAGAACAAGTCGTGA
- a CDS encoding ArsR/SmtB family transcription factor produces the protein MDKSTATTVFESLSSGVRLDVFRLLVRKGEEGMVAGDIRATLDIPPTNLSFHLKAMTHAGLIHATQEGRFLRYRANHRMMLDLVAYLTEECCGGQPERCGDLEPHAICPECADQHEQDGQ, from the coding sequence ATGGACAAAAGCACGGCGACCACAGTCTTCGAATCTCTCTCGTCTGGCGTGCGACTGGACGTGTTCCGGTTGCTCGTCCGGAAAGGCGAAGAGGGAATGGTCGCGGGCGATATCCGAGCCACGCTCGATATTCCGCCCACGAATTTGTCCTTCCACCTCAAGGCCATGACTCATGCCGGGCTGATCCACGCGACGCAGGAAGGGCGTTTTCTGCGCTACCGCGCCAACCACCGCATGATGCTCGACCTGGTCGCCTATCTCACCGAGGAGTGCTGCGGTGGCCAACCGGAACGCTGTGGAGACCTCGAGCCGCACGCCATCTGCCCCGAGTGCGCTGACCAACACGAGCAGGATGGGCAATGA
- a CDS encoding substrate-binding domain-containing protein yields MRLKRLVLSAAIALVATQSLSALADTVDVRGSTTVNSVLITPYAADIERLSGQKLKVTASNSGEGLTDLIGFSADIAMTSAPFKDVAEQLGKTPNLKGLKIDQNEFNVVNLGHAEVLFIVNPSNKVAHLSQSQLVGLLTGKIANWKEVGGADQPVILVSEQSTGAMRTEINRNLLGGKDFPTATKVVDLASQIPAVVAATPGAIGFMSSALPASQRADVRVIPNDSKIEQTLFVITRPHPDANVESVISAIKGVASKALTH; encoded by the coding sequence ATGCGCCTCAAGCGTCTCGTTCTTTCAGCCGCCATCGCTCTGGTCGCCACGCAGTCGCTTTCAGCTCTGGCTGATACCGTGGATGTCCGCGGTTCCACCACGGTCAACAGCGTTCTGATCACGCCTTATGCGGCGGATATTGAACGCCTGTCGGGTCAAAAGCTGAAGGTCACTGCGAGCAACTCCGGTGAGGGCTTGACCGATCTCATCGGCTTTTCGGCCGATATCGCGATGACCTCGGCCCCGTTCAAGGACGTTGCCGAACAACTCGGCAAGACGCCCAACCTGAAAGGGTTGAAGATCGATCAGAATGAGTTCAATGTCGTGAATCTCGGTCATGCCGAGGTCCTCTTCATCGTGAACCCGTCGAACAAGGTCGCTCATCTGTCGCAGAGCCAACTCGTCGGCCTGCTGACCGGCAAGATCGCGAACTGGAAGGAGGTTGGCGGCGCCGATCAGCCGGTCATTCTCGTCTCGGAGCAGAGCACGGGCGCCATGCGGACCGAGATCAACCGCAACCTGCTCGGTGGCAAGGACTTCCCGACCGCAACCAAGGTCGTCGATCTTGCCAGCCAGATCCCCGCCGTGGTCGCAGCAACGCCGGGCGCGATCGGCTTCATGAGTTCTGCTCTTCCGGCGAGCCAGCGCGCGGACGTACGCGTGATCCCGAATGACAGCAAGATCGAACAGACGCTGTTCGTCATCACCCGTCCGCATCCGGACGCCAATGTCGAAAGCGTTATCAGTGCCATCAAGGGTGTGGCATCGAAGGCGCTGACGCACTAA
- a CDS encoding arsenate reductase (azurin) large subunit, which produces MATNKDRVALPPVQAQRTNLTCHFCIVGCGYHVFKWPENTEGGRAPNQNALGLDFRTQLPPLSIVMTPAMQNTITDKDGRRYNIMVVPDKACSVNRGLSSTRGGQLAKVMYSPDGGVAKERLRSPRVYLADQWMDTSWDDALALYAGLTQKILDRDGPSGLAFDCFDHGGAGGGFENTWGTGKLMFTALKTPLVRIHNRPAYNSECHATREMGIGELNNSYEDAELADVIMAIGCNSYETQTNYFLAHWMPNLQGQTIDKRKQHFPGESIEAAKIIFVDPRRTTTVAIAEHIAGKQNVLHLDIEPGTDIALFDGLLTYVVDQGWHDKTFIATYTNGFDDAVRINRLSLDETSRITGVPVERLKQAADWAYKPKASGHRPRAMHAYEKGIIWGNDNYLIQSALVDVVLATHNVGRRGTGVVRMGGHQEGYTRPPYPGNTKIYVDQEIIHGKGMMYTAWGANPFQTTLNAEEHRAVILHRAGIVREAMARERGASTAQLVDVAYDAVKNKGGLFVTNINLYPTKLAEAAHLMLPAAHPGEMNLTSMNGERRMRLSERFMDPPGSAMPDCLIAAAIANTLKQMYEAEGKHDMAVRFGGFDWKTEEDAFNDGFRQAGQAGVAPIDSQGGKTGNLVTYARLRAMGNNGVQLPAKAYEGGKLIGTEMLYTDGKFDTADGKAQFKPAKWTGLPKPVADQKAKYRFWINNGRVNEVWQTLYHDQYNEFVRERVPMAFLELNPDDAHSLGITSGDVVEVFNDYGSTYAMAYLEPSIKRGQTFMQFGHFNGIMGNVTTPWTDRNVVPYYKGTWANLRRVGDVQDFKETVSFKSRRIDVT; this is translated from the coding sequence ATGGCTACCAACAAGGATCGGGTGGCGCTCCCGCCCGTTCAAGCTCAGCGCACCAATCTGACCTGCCATTTCTGCATCGTCGGATGCGGATACCACGTGTTCAAATGGCCGGAAAACACCGAAGGCGGGCGCGCACCGAATCAGAACGCACTCGGGCTGGACTTCCGCACGCAGTTGCCGCCGTTGTCCATCGTGATGACGCCGGCCATGCAGAACACGATCACCGACAAGGATGGTCGCCGGTACAACATCATGGTCGTGCCGGACAAGGCATGCAGCGTCAATCGCGGCTTGTCGTCGACGCGCGGCGGGCAGCTCGCGAAAGTGATGTACAGCCCGGATGGCGGTGTCGCCAAGGAGCGCCTGCGCAGCCCCCGCGTGTATCTGGCCGATCAGTGGATGGACACGAGCTGGGACGACGCGCTGGCGCTGTATGCCGGCCTCACCCAAAAGATCCTCGATCGCGACGGTCCGTCAGGACTGGCATTCGACTGCTTCGATCACGGCGGCGCCGGCGGCGGATTCGAGAATACGTGGGGCACGGGCAAGCTGATGTTCACCGCGCTCAAGACGCCGCTCGTGCGCATCCACAACCGGCCGGCCTACAACTCCGAGTGCCATGCCACGCGGGAAATGGGCATCGGCGAACTGAACAACAGCTACGAGGACGCCGAGCTGGCCGACGTCATCATGGCGATCGGCTGCAATTCGTACGAAACGCAGACCAACTATTTCCTCGCTCACTGGATGCCTAACCTGCAAGGGCAGACGATCGACAAGCGCAAGCAGCATTTCCCCGGCGAGAGCATCGAGGCGGCCAAGATCATCTTCGTCGACCCTCGCCGCACCACCACGGTCGCGATCGCCGAGCACATCGCCGGCAAGCAGAACGTCCTGCATCTGGACATCGAGCCCGGCACCGATATCGCACTGTTCGACGGCCTGCTGACCTACGTGGTCGATCAGGGTTGGCACGACAAGACTTTCATCGCGACGTACACGAACGGGTTCGACGATGCAGTGCGGATCAATCGCCTGTCGCTGGACGAGACCAGCCGCATCACCGGCGTGCCGGTCGAGCGGCTGAAGCAGGCGGCCGACTGGGCCTATAAGCCGAAGGCGTCTGGGCATCGGCCGCGGGCCATGCACGCGTACGAGAAAGGCATCATCTGGGGCAACGACAATTACCTGATCCAGTCCGCGCTGGTCGACGTCGTGCTGGCAACGCATAACGTGGGCCGGCGCGGTACCGGGGTCGTGCGAATGGGCGGGCATCAGGAAGGCTATACACGCCCACCCTATCCCGGGAACACCAAGATCTATGTCGATCAGGAGATCATTCACGGCAAAGGGATGATGTACACCGCGTGGGGAGCGAATCCGTTCCAGACGACCTTGAACGCAGAGGAGCACCGTGCAGTCATCCTGCATCGCGCCGGCATCGTGCGGGAAGCGATGGCGCGCGAGCGCGGCGCATCGACCGCGCAGCTCGTCGATGTCGCGTATGACGCGGTGAAGAACAAGGGCGGGCTGTTCGTCACCAACATCAATCTCTATCCGACCAAGCTTGCCGAAGCCGCCCACCTGATGCTGCCGGCGGCACATCCGGGCGAAATGAACCTCACCTCAATGAACGGCGAGCGGCGCATGCGTCTCTCGGAGCGCTTCATGGATCCGCCCGGATCTGCGATGCCGGATTGCCTGATTGCGGCGGCGATCGCGAACACGCTCAAGCAAATGTACGAGGCCGAGGGCAAGCACGATATGGCTGTGCGCTTCGGCGGCTTCGACTGGAAAACCGAGGAAGACGCGTTCAACGACGGCTTCCGGCAGGCTGGGCAAGCGGGCGTTGCGCCGATCGACAGTCAGGGCGGCAAGACGGGCAACCTGGTCACCTACGCGCGGCTTCGCGCGATGGGCAACAACGGCGTGCAATTGCCGGCCAAGGCGTACGAAGGCGGCAAGCTGATCGGCACCGAAATGCTCTACACGGACGGCAAATTCGACACGGCTGACGGCAAGGCCCAGTTCAAGCCGGCCAAATGGACCGGCTTGCCGAAGCCGGTTGCCGATCAGAAGGCGAAGTACCGGTTCTGGATCAACAACGGCCGCGTCAACGAAGTCTGGCAGACGCTTTACCACGACCAGTACAACGAGTTCGTGCGCGAACGCGTACCGATGGCTTTTCTCGAGCTCAACCCGGACGACGCGCACTCGCTCGGCATCACGTCCGGCGATGTCGTCGAGGTCTTCAACGACTATGGTTCGACCTACGCGATGGCCTACCTCGAGCCGTCGATCAAACGCGGCCAGACCTTCATGCAGTTCGGGCATTTCAACGGCATCATGGGCAACGTGACGACCCCTTGGACCGACCGCAACGTCGTGCCGTACTACAAGGGGACGTGGGCCAACCTGCGCCGGGTGGGTGACGTGCAGGACTTCAAGGAGACCGTGAGCTTCAAGAGCCGACGAATCGACGTGACCTGA
- a CDS encoding arsenate reductase (azurin) small subunit, which produces MSLNRRQFLKLTGGAATAATVAGAPSARAAQADAGRTTLPYVPKVIARAGQLRENVPLAFTFPDASSPCAVVKMGTPVPGGVGPQRDIVAFSVLCTHMGCPVSYDAATREFKCPCHFSTFDAEKAGQMISGQATEKLPAIVLDYNASDGTVRAIAVDGLIYGRQANLL; this is translated from the coding sequence ATGAGTCTCAACCGCAGACAATTCCTCAAACTCACGGGCGGAGCCGCCACCGCGGCAACCGTTGCCGGCGCGCCGTCGGCGCGGGCCGCCCAGGCGGATGCGGGGCGAACGACGTTGCCCTATGTCCCCAAGGTCATTGCCCGCGCCGGGCAACTGCGAGAGAACGTCCCGCTCGCGTTCACCTTCCCGGATGCCTCTTCGCCGTGCGCCGTCGTCAAGATGGGCACACCCGTGCCCGGCGGCGTCGGCCCTCAGCGAGATATCGTCGCGTTCAGTGTGCTTTGCACGCACATGGGCTGCCCGGTTTCGTATGACGCGGCCACGCGCGAATTCAAGTGCCCATGCCACTTCAGCACCTTCGATGCCGAAAAGGCTGGCCAGATGATTTCGGGGCAGGCCACCGAGAAACTTCCCGCGATCGTGCTCGACTACAACGCAAGCGACGGCACGGTGCGAGCGATCGCAGTGGATGGGTTGATCTACGGCCGCCAAGCCAATCTCCTGTAG
- a CDS encoding helix-turn-helix domain-containing protein translates to MHPVRGAGERKAQIARDYGISRETLHQYLRSLR, encoded by the coding sequence ATGCATCCGGTTCGCGGCGCCGGTGAACGCAAGGCGCAGATCGCGCGCGATTACGGGATCAGCCGCGAAACGCTGCACCAGTACCTTCGCTCGTTGAGGTGA
- a CDS encoding DUF302 domain-containing protein, translating to MNYYFAKTLPIDFDDAVRRTTEVLKAEGFGIVTEIDIQDTLKRKVNVDFRRYRILGACNPVLAHVALQIEDKVGTMLPCNVVVQDMGGGRTEVAAIDPVASMQAIDNPRLKDAAARVQAKLRRVIEGL from the coding sequence GTGAATTATTATTTCGCCAAGACGCTGCCGATTGACTTCGACGACGCAGTTCGCCGTACGACTGAGGTACTGAAGGCCGAAGGCTTCGGCATCGTCACTGAAATCGATATCCAGGACACCTTGAAGAGGAAGGTCAACGTCGATTTTCGCAGGTACCGCATCCTTGGTGCGTGCAACCCGGTCCTGGCTCACGTGGCGCTCCAGATCGAGGACAAGGTCGGGACGATGCTGCCCTGCAACGTCGTGGTCCAGGATATGGGTGGTGGGCGAACGGAAGTCGCTGCCATCGACCCCGTCGCCTCTATGCAGGCGATCGACAATCCTCGCCTCAAGGACGCGGCCGCGCGCGTACAGGCAAAGTTACGCAGGGTGATCGAAGGTCTCTAA
- a CDS encoding c-type cytochrome: MFRLSAPILFAGFGAPFALGQIPPGPPGQPNFQSSGPAIDDADRGARLAASKCAACHGADGNSTNAQYPKLAGQKAAYLYSQLRAFKDGYRRSEVMSGIAATLSNADIADAASFFSQQSVHPDPVKDPRLKADGERIFLYGARSGRVPACAMCHGSTSQAGMPMMGMMPMMANVPSLNGQHSAYIIDQLNRFASGERQAMMMGGIAAALSDSDKKAIAEFLSNLPR, from the coding sequence ATGTTCAGGCTAAGCGCGCCAATTCTATTTGCCGGATTTGGCGCGCCGTTCGCACTCGGTCAAATCCCGCCCGGACCTCCCGGGCAGCCGAACTTCCAGTCTTCTGGTCCTGCAATTGACGATGCGGACCGCGGGGCGCGTCTTGCAGCAAGCAAGTGCGCGGCCTGCCATGGCGCCGACGGCAATAGCACGAACGCACAATACCCAAAACTGGCGGGCCAAAAAGCCGCCTACCTGTATTCGCAACTTAGGGCGTTCAAGGACGGATATCGCCGCTCGGAGGTCATGTCGGGCATCGCCGCGACGCTCTCCAACGCTGACATCGCCGACGCCGCAAGCTTCTTTAGTCAACAGTCGGTGCATCCAGATCCGGTCAAAGACCCTCGCTTAAAGGCCGATGGTGAGCGAATCTTTCTTTATGGTGCGCGTTCCGGGAGGGTACCCGCGTGTGCCATGTGCCACGGCTCGACCTCGCAAGCAGGCATGCCCATGATGGGAATGATGCCGATGATGGCTAATGTCCCAAGCCTGAACGGACAGCATTCGGCCTATATCATCGATCAGCTAAACCGCTTCGCGAGCGGCGAGCGTCAGGCCATGATGATGGGCGGGATCGCCGCAGCCCTGAGCGATAGCGATAAAAAGGCGATCGCCGAGTTTCTATCCAACCTTCCGAGATGA
- a CDS encoding Tn3 family transposase — protein MDHWRLPYLGLRHVPHELTEFELNTFFTFSARERAVIDGRRSHLYRLAVGLHLGFIRMTGRTLDAYKQVPKRLWHHLGEQLGSEPPDLGTLRALYDDRTDTLADHQKLAYEALGFRPMAEHQRRYVVRWLKERLSGRQDRNTALYDLKQWFYEHRILIVQDRALRQLIVQAVQDVEVALTHRLEASFGAATLDHWGALLPRPEASGASLQQWLWSVLLRNSTNQMGDLFRKIERLTKLGVHDRWPAECNEAVIRHYARRCANRPPSVSKRIQQPARRLEAACFMRYALCVATDQLLWMLSRWQRKIVNEARAKVDITRSDLKAQLRHFATEVKAIAIDSSLPHDKALERLAQLADTTLAQGGPSRASLVRAQLLTKQRVARAMLAKLLTLPFESLAPHPVIGALEVLRTLYVCHVRKLPSDVPVQLGRAWQAVVEGDDRANALLAFEWATLSALRVALRNGSVFVGHSFAFRSQATLLIPDAIWQAQRNHYYGHLKLPQDPEEFLAPVCEHLNEGLERLQQASVHGEVRVDRAIHLDAASAQRAEPAIEALRRAIFGTHPDGQLPRIILEIDSETRFSWLLLGREPRSRIELLMVYAAVLAHGTSMSAAEVARMVPELSAGAIRQMMHRVADKRVLRQAADAVLEFMHRHPIGEHWGRADLASSDMMSLETTRTVWQARADPRRRTASIGIYTHVRDRWGIFYDQPIILNERQAGAAIEGVIRQEGTDDVAQLAVDTHGYTDFAMGLARALGFDLCPRLAHLRDRRLHVPVGFAVPDGLSAVVDCDVRLEEIGGIWDDFVRVVASVQSGHCTAVQALTRFGSAARGQPLYDGGVALGRLFRTIFLIDYFTMPAFRTELQHVLNRGEAIHTVQRAIHQGKIPAELTRHRHSIMAVSSALSLLTNVVLAWNTMHMQQAVDRIETLGQLPVRPEYLRRIAPTFLEGINLRGTFDFPVADFADRLMPSVAISEPVRGSHQARG, from the coding sequence ATGGACCACTGGCGACTGCCGTACCTTGGCCTGCGACACGTTCCGCATGAGCTGACCGAGTTCGAACTCAATACCTTCTTCACGTTCTCGGCTCGCGAGCGTGCAGTGATTGACGGCCGTCGCTCACACCTGTACCGCCTGGCCGTCGGTCTCCACCTTGGTTTCATACGCATGACCGGGCGCACGCTCGACGCCTACAAGCAAGTGCCCAAACGTCTTTGGCACCACCTGGGCGAGCAACTCGGCAGCGAGCCCCCCGACCTTGGTACTCTGCGCGCGCTGTACGACGACCGGACCGATACGCTCGCCGACCATCAGAAGCTCGCCTACGAGGCGCTTGGGTTTCGGCCGATGGCCGAGCACCAACGGCGTTACGTGGTGCGCTGGCTCAAGGAGCGGTTATCGGGTCGACAGGATCGTAATACGGCGCTGTACGACCTCAAGCAGTGGTTCTACGAACACCGGATTCTGATCGTTCAGGACCGCGCACTTCGGCAGCTCATCGTGCAGGCGGTGCAGGATGTCGAGGTCGCGCTCACGCACCGTCTCGAGGCGTCGTTCGGCGCCGCGACGCTTGATCACTGGGGCGCGCTGCTACCGCGGCCCGAGGCAAGCGGCGCCAGCCTCCAGCAGTGGCTGTGGTCCGTACTATTACGGAATTCGACGAACCAGATGGGGGATCTGTTTCGCAAGATCGAGCGCCTGACCAAACTGGGCGTCCATGATCGCTGGCCGGCCGAATGCAACGAGGCGGTGATACGCCACTATGCGAGACGGTGTGCCAATCGTCCGCCGTCGGTCAGCAAGCGCATACAGCAACCGGCTCGCCGGCTGGAGGCCGCGTGTTTCATGCGCTATGCATTGTGCGTCGCAACCGACCAACTGCTATGGATGCTGAGCCGCTGGCAGCGCAAGATCGTCAATGAGGCGCGCGCCAAGGTCGACATCACGCGGTCGGACTTGAAAGCGCAATTGCGCCATTTCGCCACCGAGGTGAAGGCGATCGCTATCGACAGCAGCCTGCCACACGACAAGGCCCTCGAGCGCCTTGCGCAACTGGCCGACACGACGCTTGCGCAAGGCGGACCAAGCCGGGCGAGCCTTGTGCGAGCGCAGCTGCTGACGAAGCAGCGCGTCGCCCGGGCGATGCTGGCGAAACTGCTCACGCTGCCATTCGAGTCACTGGCCCCGCACCCAGTCATAGGCGCGTTGGAGGTGCTGAGAACGCTGTACGTCTGCCACGTGCGGAAATTGCCTTCCGACGTCCCGGTCCAACTCGGGCGGGCTTGGCAAGCCGTCGTGGAGGGCGACGACCGTGCGAACGCCTTGCTGGCCTTCGAGTGGGCCACCCTGTCGGCCCTGCGGGTCGCGCTGCGCAACGGATCGGTATTCGTCGGGCACAGCTTCGCGTTTCGCAGCCAGGCGACGCTGCTGATTCCCGATGCGATCTGGCAAGCCCAGCGCAATCACTACTACGGCCACCTGAAGCTGCCGCAGGACCCCGAGGAATTCCTCGCCCCGGTCTGCGAGCATCTGAACGAAGGACTCGAACGGCTGCAGCAGGCGTCCGTGCACGGCGAGGTTCGTGTCGACAGGGCGATCCATCTCGACGCAGCGTCGGCACAGCGAGCGGAGCCGGCCATAGAGGCGTTGCGGCGCGCGATCTTTGGGACGCATCCCGATGGGCAGTTACCGCGCATCATTCTGGAAATCGACAGCGAGACCCGATTCAGCTGGCTACTGCTGGGCCGTGAACCTCGCTCCCGCATCGAGCTGCTGATGGTCTACGCCGCCGTGCTCGCCCACGGCACGTCGATGTCCGCCGCGGAAGTCGCCCGCATGGTGCCGGAGCTTTCGGCCGGAGCGATCCGGCAGATGATGCACCGTGTGGCCGACAAACGTGTGTTGCGGCAAGCCGCCGACGCGGTGCTCGAGTTCATGCACCGCCATCCGATTGGCGAACACTGGGGGCGAGCCGATCTCGCTTCGTCCGACATGATGTCGCTGGAAACCACCCGCACCGTGTGGCAGGCGCGCGCCGATCCACGCCGGCGTACCGCATCGATCGGCATCTACACGCATGTGCGCGACCGCTGGGGGATCTTTTACGACCAGCCGATCATTCTCAACGAGCGTCAGGCAGGTGCCGCGATTGAAGGCGTGATCCGTCAGGAGGGGACTGATGATGTGGCGCAGCTCGCCGTCGACACGCACGGCTATACGGACTTCGCAATGGGGCTGGCCCGCGCGCTCGGCTTCGATCTCTGTCCGCGGCTCGCGCATCTGCGTGATCGGCGCCTGCATGTGCCGGTTGGCTTTGCCGTGCCGGATGGGTTGTCGGCCGTCGTCGACTGCGACGTGCGGCTCGAAGAAATCGGCGGAATCTGGGACGACTTCGTGCGCGTTGTCGCGTCGGTGCAAAGCGGTCACTGCACAGCCGTGCAGGCGCTGACGCGTTTCGGTTCAGCCGCACGCGGCCAGCCGCTATACGACGGCGGCGTCGCACTGGGCAGACTGTTCCGAACGATTTTCCTGATCGACTATTTCACGATGCCCGCGTTCCGCACCGAACTGCAGCACGTGCTCAATCGCGGTGAAGCGATACATACGGTGCAGCGCGCGATCCACCAGGGCAAGATCCCAGCCGAGCTCACGCGGCACCGTCATTCGATCATGGCCGTCTCATCGGCCCTGAGCCTGTTGACCAACGTCGTGCTGGCGTGGAACACGATGCACATGCAACAGGCGGTCGACCGCATCGAGACGCTTGGACAATTGCCGGTCCGACCGGAATACCTGCGGCGCATCGCGCCCACGTTTCTGGAGGGTATCAATCTGCGCGGCACATTCGACTTCCCGGTGGCGGATTTCGCCGATCGCCTAATGCCGAGCGTCGCGATCAGCGAGCCAGTCCGCGGATCGCATCAGGCGCGTGGATAA
- a CDS encoding IS630 family transposase, which produces MKSKRTSDGRKLDHATLQAMRQQAVKAIREGQDVASVAAAYGVNERSVYRWLADFANGGQNALLAKPIPGRPPKVSAEEMRWLAQAVRDHTPLQFKFEFGLWTLSLIAALIERQFGKKLALSGVSRIMKLLGFTAQKPLYQAWQQDATLVRQWEFETYPAIRAEARAVGATIYFADESGIRSDYHTGTTWAPQGCTPVVEVTGKRFSLNMISAVSPQGEFRFMVHDGAVTAADFREFLSRLMLGAREPVFLVLDGHPVHKARLVQDYVKAQKGRLKLFYLPPYSPHLNPDEQVWAHVKRSVSKRLVQSKDEMKRLAIGALRRIQKLPALVKSFFRRPGCQYAST; this is translated from the coding sequence ATGAAATCGAAACGCACATCGGACGGCCGGAAACTGGACCACGCGACGTTGCAGGCGATGCGCCAGCAAGCGGTGAAAGCCATACGTGAAGGACAGGACGTGGCGAGTGTGGCTGCGGCCTACGGGGTGAACGAACGCAGCGTGTATCGTTGGCTGGCCGACTTCGCTAACGGCGGACAGAACGCCTTGCTGGCCAAGCCGATACCAGGCCGACCGCCCAAGGTCAGTGCCGAAGAGATGCGCTGGCTGGCACAAGCCGTGCGGGACCACACTCCGTTGCAGTTCAAGTTCGAATTCGGGCTGTGGACGCTGTCGCTGATTGCCGCGCTGATTGAGCGGCAGTTCGGCAAAAAACTGGCGCTTTCCGGGGTGAGTCGCATCATGAAGCTGTTGGGCTTCACGGCGCAGAAGCCGCTGTATCAGGCGTGGCAACAGGACGCGACGCTGGTTCGGCAGTGGGAGTTCGAAACCTACCCGGCGATCCGAGCCGAGGCACGGGCAGTTGGAGCGACCATCTACTTTGCCGATGAGTCGGGCATTCGTTCGGATTACCACACGGGTACGACATGGGCACCGCAGGGCTGCACGCCGGTGGTGGAAGTGACGGGCAAGCGTTTCTCGCTGAACATGATTTCGGCGGTCAGTCCTCAGGGCGAGTTCCGCTTCATGGTGCATGACGGTGCCGTCACCGCCGCCGACTTCCGGGAGTTTCTCAGTCGCCTGATGCTCGGCGCACGCGAGCCTGTGTTCCTCGTACTCGACGGCCATCCGGTTCACAAGGCCAGACTGGTCCAGGATTACGTGAAGGCGCAGAAGGGACGCCTGAAGCTGTTCTATCTGCCGCCTTACTCGCCGCACCTGAACCCCGACGAGCAAGTTTGGGCACACGTGAAGCGCAGCGTCTCCAAACGCCTCGTGCAGTCCAAAGACGAAATGAAGCGACTGGCCATCGGTGCTCTGCGCCGTATCCAGAAGTTGCCGGCACTGGTGAAGTCCTTCTTTCGCCGGCCCGGATGCCAATACGCCTCTACGTGA